A single Bacteroidales bacterium DNA region contains:
- a CDS encoding DUF4837 family protein, whose product MITLIGVLAGGCKTDSGDSGDSGGKKRQQQGVMPSVTGKTGELVVVMDTSKFNGETGLPVKQSLSAVFKGLPQAEPIFDLVNIPHRALDKGFRTHRNVLRVDVDKKYTEPKFAVKKNVFASPQTFVEAQAPSDSALKRLFENSGDDVAQRFVEGEWNRYINLYRGMRKQGVMDHVKNKFGVSMVIPKGYSLDKDTTHFSWIAKEAPRYTQAFLVYKFPYSGEETFTPGYLAQMRNRFTRRFVPGPSPNSYMTIETSVTPHFEEKVVNGHTVYEFRSLWKVQNDFMGGPFVSYSVFDESTGNVVTVDGFVYAPRFDKRNYVRQVEAILQTLELAR is encoded by the coding sequence CTGGCGGGGGGGTGCAAGACTGATAGCGGTGATAGTGGTGATAGCGGAGGAAAAAAGCGGCAGCAGCAGGGGGTGATGCCCAGTGTAACCGGTAAGACAGGTGAACTTGTTGTTGTGATGGATACAAGTAAGTTTAACGGCGAAACCGGTCTGCCCGTTAAACAAAGCCTGAGTGCTGTTTTCAAGGGACTGCCCCAAGCGGAACCCATATTTGATTTGGTTAATATTCCCCACAGGGCCCTGGATAAAGGATTCAGAACACACCGAAATGTGTTGAGGGTGGATGTTGATAAGAAATATACCGAACCCAAATTTGCTGTTAAAAAAAATGTTTTTGCCAGTCCTCAGACCTTTGTGGAAGCTCAGGCTCCTAGCGATTCGGCGCTTAAAAGGCTTTTTGAAAACAGCGGGGATGATGTGGCACAGAGATTTGTTGAAGGAGAATGGAATCGCTATATCAATCTTTATAGAGGCATGCGCAAACAAGGTGTCATGGATCATGTGAAGAATAAGTTCGGAGTCTCAATGGTTATTCCCAAAGGGTATAGCCTGGATAAGGATACCACCCATTTTTCCTGGATTGCCAAAGAAGCCCCGCGATATACCCAGGCTTTTCTGGTTTATAAATTTCCCTATTCCGGCGAAGAGACTTTTACGCCTGGTTATCTGGCTCAAATGCGTAACAGATTTACCAGGAGGTTTGTTCCCGGTCCCTCACCCAATTCTTATATGACCATAGAAACTTCGGTGACACCGCATTTTGAGGAAAAAGTCGTTAACGGTCACACGGTTTACGAATTCAGGAGCTTATGGAAAGTGCAAAACGATTTTATGGGAGGCCCTTTTGTCTCTTATTCTGTATTTGATGAAAGTACGGGTAATGTAGTGACTGTTGACGGATTTGTCTATGCACCCAGGTTCGACAAAAGAAACTATGTGCGGCAGGTAGAAGCAATTCTTCAAACCCTGGAACTTGCCAGGTAG